The Terriglobales bacterium genomic sequence TCTGGTTCACCACGTTGCCCTCAACCAGATTTTCCAGGGCCCAGCACAAATGCTGCGGCGAGATGCGGAACATCGTAGTGCACAGGCATCCAGAGTTGTCGAGCGTAACTACCATTTTATCCGGATTCTCTTTCGCCAGCCGGTTTATCAGATGAATTTCAGTGCCCACGGCAAACTTGCTGCCGGCAGGCGCCTGGGCGACGGTTTTGATGATCTTGTCGGTAGAACCGAGCGAGTCAGCCTTCTGGCAAACTTCCCAGCGGCACTCAGGATGGGCGATGACATGAATATCCGGATACTGCTCACGGATTTTATCTACATGCTCCGGCAGAAAGCGCTGATGCACCGAGCAGTGCCCTTTCCATAAGATTACGCGCGCACGGCGCAGGCGGTCAGGTGTCTGTCCGCCCATGAGTTGGTAAGGGTCCCAAACTGCCATATCTTCCCGCGGAATACCCATGGCATAGGCGGTGTTGCGTCCCAGGTGTTGGTCGGGGAGAAAAAGGACTTTGGGATTCTTGGCAAAGCCCCAACGGAATGCCCCGGCAGCATTAGAAGAGGTGCAAACCATGCCTCCGCGCTGGCCGCAAAACGATTTGATGGCGGCCGTAGAGTTCATGTAGGTGATGGGAGTAACACCTTGGCCGTCGTCGTCGGTCAGTCCCATGTTCACGAGTTGCTCCCAGCAGTCTTCCACCTGCCCAATCTCGGCCATATCGGCCATGGAGCAGCCGGCATTTAAATCCGGCAAAATGACTGTTTGCGAAGAACGGCTGAGCACATCGGCGCTCTCCGCCATGAAATGCACTCCACAGAAGACGATGTAACGGCCTTCGGCTTCGGAAGCAATTTTTGAAAGCCGATAAGAGTCTCCGCGAAAATCGGCGAAGCGTATGACCTCATCGCGCTGATAGTGGTGACCTAAAATTACGAGGTTGCGTCCTAACTCAGCCCTGGCCGCGGCGATACGCGGATCCATAGTATGGTCAGGTTGCACGAGATAGTTTTCAAGCGAGCACGTTACTGCTGATGTTGCCGTAGCCATTTTTTTCCGCCTTCAGTCCCGGCGCCCTAACTACGGCCCGGAACGGGGATGTTGAAAGCACCTATCGGCTCCAGTAGATCCACTGACCTTATCTCTAAGGCCCCGACCTACGGGGTTGTTGAAGCCGTTAGCCTAGCTTGACTCCACTTCTTTAGATGCCCTACAGCTTCCGCAGACGCAAAGAAATCTACAGTCCACTGCCTTGCTGTCAGAGCAATCATTGATTTTCCCATCTCACGCCATACCGCGCAAGAGCTTTCTGTTTCGCTTTTCAGAAACCGGGATATAATTGCTTCCTCCCTCGATGTCAACTTTCATTCTCGGCCGGTAATACCTGCTTGAAAAAGGCCCGTGTGCGCAAAAATTTCGCTCGTCCGATCTTGGTGTGCCACTTCCTGCGCACAGCCACTAAAAGTGCTGTTCTGGTTTTTGCCCTGCTTGTGCTTTCTCCCGCCGCACCCGCTCAACAACGCATCGTCCCCTTGGGGCCGCCACAGTCACCACGGTCGAGCACAATCATTAACCTATCGGGTCCGCATTTGAACTATTACGGCGGTAGGGTGATCTCCAATGTTCAGGTTGCCGTGGTCTTCTGGACAGCGAATGTGAACTTCACAACCCACAACCAGATCAAGGGCTTTTACAGCACGATCAACAACAGTCCTTATATAGACATGCTCAGCGAATACAACACCGTGGGCTTAACCGGTTTTGCGGATGGGATGCCAGGCAGCAATCAGACCATTGGTCGCGGCACCGTCATTGGCCCTTACACAATCGCTCCATCTGTAACCGGTACTACTGTAGATGACAGCCAAATCATCTCCGAACTTCAGGCGCAGATCGCCGCACATAACCTCCCCGATCCTGTAACTGATGGCTCGGGCAATGTGAATACGCTCTACATGGTTTACTTCCCCTTGGGCTACACCATTACTCTGCAAGGCTTTTTGAGTTGCCAGCAATTTTGCGCTTATCACGGCACTTACACCAATAACAACCTCTCAATTCCTTACGGTGTCATGCCCGACCTTTCCGCCCCTGGCTGCAGGACAGGCTGCGGGAGCGGCACCACATTCCAGAACCTAACCTCTGTTTCAACGCATGAGCTGGCCGAAAGCATCACGGATACAGAGGTCGGATTAGTGGGTAACACCTTTGTCCGTCCGCTGGCATGGGTTGACCCTACCGGCAACGGCCAGGAAATTGGCGACCTCTGCAACCATATCCACGCAACCCTCTCCGGCTACACCGTGCAGGAGGAGTGGTCCAATGCCATGAACTCTTGTATTGCGCCAACCGGTGGCATTCCGGCCAGCACTACCGCACTGCAAATTTCAAGCGTGCCTTCCGTGCCCTCCCGGCTTAGAGCAACGGTGAGTCTTACAGCCACCGTTACTCCCGTCGCGCCGGGGCCGACACCCACGGGCCAAATTACTTTTTTCGATGGAGCCAATCCTCTTGGCACCTTCCCCTTATCTTCAGGTCAGGCAAGTCTTACCACCTACCAACTTAGGGGCGGCTTCCGCCAGATTCAGGCATCGTATTCGGGAGATATCAATTACGCACCCAGCTTCGATACCAAAACGTTTCGCTACCGGCCACCGCTGTCGAGATGAAGTAATCTGTGCCTATGTCCGCCTACAGCCGGATCAGGCAGAAATCGCAATTAAGCAGGGGCCGATCGCCCACGGCGGTTGCCCGCGAAGAAAGCGCAGGAAGAACTGACCGGGCACTGCGCGCATTTCGGCTTGACGCGTTTGCACAACTGCTGGCCATGGCGTTTCAGCAGTAAATATGTCCGCGTGCGGGCATCAAACGTTTTCGGGATTTCTGCCTCGATTGCCTGCTGTGCTTCGCGATAGGTCACAGCGTAGTTCTCGCGCTCTTGTCCGCGTTGAATACGCACGATCACGTGCGGGCAGTTGGAGGGAACCGCGGGTATCGGCGCAATGCCACCGAATAGCAACATGCGGTCGGCGCCCGGATCGGCAATGTTAGGGAACTTCTTCAGCGTCTTGCGGGCTTGCTCGATGGGCCCAACCAGGCCGGCGCGCAGGTCGCCACCGTATTCATTCTGGATGCGGACGGCAATTTCTTTCAGCCGCATCGCTCTTAGTTCCGGCACCATGCCGCCTGCTTTTAACGCGTTCG encodes the following:
- the nadA gene encoding quinolinate synthase NadA, producing MATATSAVTCSLENYLVQPDHTMDPRIAAARAELGRNLVILGHHYQRDEVIRFADFRGDSYRLSKIASEAEGRYIVFCGVHFMAESADVLSRSSQTVILPDLNAGCSMADMAEIGQVEDCWEQLVNMGLTDDDGQGVTPITYMNSTAAIKSFCGQRGGMVCTSSNAAGAFRWGFAKNPKVLFLPDQHLGRNTAYAMGIPREDMAVWDPYQLMGGQTPDRLRRARVILWKGHCSVHQRFLPEHVDKIREQYPDIHVIAHPECRWEVCQKADSLGSTDKIIKTVAQAPAGSKFAVGTEIHLINRLAKENPDKMVVTLDNSGCLCTTMFRISPQHLCWALENLVEGNVVNQIKVNDTDKHWARVALDRMLEIQ
- a CDS encoding Ig-like domain-containing protein, which encodes MRKNFARPILVCHFLRTATKSAVLVFALLVLSPAAPAQQRIVPLGPPQSPRSSTIINLSGPHLNYYGGRVISNVQVAVVFWTANVNFTTHNQIKGFYSTINNSPYIDMLSEYNTVGLTGFADGMPGSNQTIGRGTVIGPYTIAPSVTGTTVDDSQIISELQAQIAAHNLPDPVTDGSGNVNTLYMVYFPLGYTITLQGFLSCQQFCAYHGTYTNNNLSIPYGVMPDLSAPGCRTGCGSGTTFQNLTSVSTHELAESITDTEVGLVGNTFVRPLAWVDPTGNGQEIGDLCNHIHATLSGYTVQEEWSNAMNSCIAPTGGIPASTTALQISSVPSVPSRLRATVSLTATVTPVAPGPTPTGQITFFDGANPLGTFPLSSGQASLTTYQLRGGFRQIQASYSGDINYAPSFDTKTFRYRPPLSR